In a genomic window of Corynebacterium coyleae:
- a CDS encoding phosphatidate cytidylyltransferase, with product MPAADQEERATPSRWPVHAPKPKNNPGRDLPTAITTGVVLGAIVIAAVWVGPKAWYPLVAVAVAGAMWEVMTRLREAGYQQPRTLLIIMAQLMLWSSVPYGTTGLVAGFAFTVLVVMFWGMFHQGRNKRPENYLRDTAVSLFVLAWIPLFGTFAAMISLISQGGVDGSAYIVAFMLCVVASDVGGFAAGVMFGSHPMAPAISPNKSWEGFAGSIVAGSITGILVVTLLIHGPWWMGVVLGIALVICATMGDLVESQFKRELGIKDMSNLLPGHGGIMDRLDGMLPAAAATYILLTTITLMSA from the coding sequence GTGCCTGCTGCTGATCAGGAGGAGCGCGCCACTCCGAGCCGCTGGCCGGTGCATGCGCCGAAGCCGAAGAACAACCCGGGGCGTGATCTGCCGACCGCCATTACGACCGGTGTTGTGCTCGGCGCGATTGTCATTGCCGCCGTATGGGTGGGGCCCAAAGCCTGGTACCCACTTGTCGCCGTCGCTGTAGCAGGAGCGATGTGGGAGGTGATGACCCGGCTGCGGGAAGCTGGTTACCAGCAGCCGCGCACACTGCTGATCATCATGGCCCAACTCATGCTGTGGTCCTCCGTGCCGTATGGCACTACAGGGCTCGTGGCGGGTTTTGCCTTCACCGTTCTCGTTGTCATGTTCTGGGGGATGTTCCACCAGGGCAGGAACAAGCGACCAGAGAACTACCTGCGCGACACGGCAGTGAGTCTGTTCGTGCTTGCGTGGATTCCGCTGTTTGGCACGTTCGCCGCAATGATTTCCTTGATTAGCCAAGGTGGGGTGGATGGTTCCGCCTACATTGTGGCGTTCATGCTGTGCGTTGTTGCCAGCGATGTGGGTGGTTTTGCTGCAGGCGTGATGTTTGGCTCGCACCCGATGGCGCCGGCAATTAGCCCGAACAAGTCCTGGGAAGGCTTCGCTGGGTCGATCGTTGCCGGAAGTATTACCGGCATCTTGGTGGTCACGCTGCTCATTCACGGCCCGTGGTGGATGGGCGTAGTGCTCGGCATCGCTTTAGTGATTTGCGCGACGATGGGCGATTTGGTGGAAAGCCAGTTCAAGCGTGAACTGGGCATCAAAGACATGTCCAACCTGCTGCCAGGGCATGGTGGCATCATGGATCGACTTGACGGGATGCTTCCCGCAGCAGCGGCGACCTACATCCTGCTCACGACCATCACGCTTATGAGCGCCTAA
- the frr gene encoding ribosome recycling factor, which yields MIDDVLLDAEERMTASVEHARDELATIRTGRANPAMFNGVMADFYGAPTPINQMATISVPEPRMLLIKPYDMSTMGEIENAIRNSDLGVNPTDDGQVIRVSIPQLTEERRRDLVKQAKQKGEDGKIAIRNIRRQGMEALKKIQKDGDAGEDEVVTAEKALDKTTQSYVAQVDEIVQRKEAELLEV from the coding sequence ATGATTGATGACGTATTGCTGGATGCCGAAGAGCGCATGACCGCCTCTGTTGAGCACGCTCGTGACGAGTTGGCCACGATTCGTACCGGACGTGCGAACCCGGCGATGTTCAACGGTGTGATGGCTGACTTCTACGGTGCACCGACGCCGATTAACCAGATGGCGACGATTTCCGTGCCGGAGCCGCGCATGCTGCTGATCAAGCCGTACGACATGTCCACCATGGGTGAGATCGAGAACGCGATCCGTAACTCTGATCTCGGTGTGAACCCGACGGATGACGGCCAGGTCATCCGTGTGTCTATCCCGCAGCTCACCGAGGAACGCCGCCGTGACCTGGTCAAGCAGGCGAAGCAGAAGGGCGAGGACGGCAAGATTGCCATCCGTAATATCCGTCGCCAGGGCATGGAAGCGCTGAAGAAGATTCAGAAAGACGGCGACGCTGGTGAGGATGAGGTCGTAACCGCCGAGAAGGCGCTGGACAAGACCACCCAGTCCTACGTTGCTCAGGTCGATGAGATCGTTCAGCGTAAGGAAGCCGAACTGCTGGAGGTCTAG
- a CDS encoding amidase family protein has product MLHPAFTLPPSTHTRPRPNVGRLAGWQIPVKDGTDVAGMTTTHGSPARAYTATATDPFISNLLAQGVAIHGKTLTSELGATCYAERPDVPVLESPAYPGCTPGGSSTGAAVVVADGTVRAAHGTDAGGSIRVPAAACEIVGFKPASKGIAAHGFLTQDVADQFTLWGWHRRIKGKRLRIGVLTDGIFARPDVEDRRGALVEKLASALDFEVVQLKPYRESLETYAHFTTTITASFNLTDPLDSGYIGWLVEQSHKLTNSDLDAAEQHRRDLPHLIASQWDVDVVLSPTLAFAPPRIGYFPSLTPEASFHAQTEWSPWCSLYNMLGTPAIALGGVHLGSLTLTGPELLTVAQHIETLLGD; this is encoded by the coding sequence ATGCTGCATCCCGCGTTCACGTTGCCCCCAAGCACACACACGCGGCCGCGCCCAAACGTTGGACGTCTGGCTGGTTGGCAGATTCCGGTCAAAGACGGCACCGACGTTGCTGGCATGACCACTACCCACGGCAGCCCTGCACGCGCCTACACCGCAACAGCAACCGATCCGTTTATCTCCAATCTTTTGGCGCAGGGCGTCGCCATCCACGGCAAGACGCTGACCTCGGAGCTGGGCGCGACCTGCTACGCAGAGCGCCCTGACGTTCCCGTGCTCGAGTCGCCGGCCTACCCCGGCTGCACCCCAGGTGGCTCTTCTACTGGCGCCGCAGTTGTGGTGGCCGACGGCACCGTTCGCGCCGCACACGGCACCGATGCCGGCGGATCCATACGCGTGCCAGCTGCAGCGTGCGAGATCGTCGGCTTCAAACCCGCAAGCAAAGGTATCGCCGCACATGGGTTTCTCACCCAGGACGTCGCGGACCAATTCACGTTGTGGGGTTGGCACCGCCGCATCAAAGGCAAGCGGCTCCGAATCGGTGTGCTTACCGACGGTATCTTCGCGCGGCCGGATGTGGAGGATCGGCGAGGTGCGCTCGTCGAAAAGCTTGCGAGTGCTCTCGACTTTGAAGTGGTGCAGCTCAAGCCGTATCGCGAATCGCTGGAAACCTACGCCCACTTCACGACCACAATCACCGCGAGTTTCAACCTGACGGATCCGCTCGACAGCGGATACATCGGCTGGCTCGTCGAGCAATCCCACAAGCTGACCAACAGCGACCTTGACGCCGCCGAGCAACACCGCCGGGATTTGCCTCACCTCATCGCCTCCCAATGGGACGTCGATGTAGTGCTCTCCCCCACGCTCGCATTCGCACCACCCCGGATCGGCTATTTCCCCTCTCTCACGCCAGAAGCGAGCTTCCACGCGCAAACCGAATGGTCACCGTGGTGCTCGCTGTACAACATGCTCGGCACCCCTGCGATTGCACTCGGCGGGGTGCACCTTGGCAGCCTTACGCTCACCGGGCCGGAACTGCTCACGGTGGCGCAGCATATTGAGACGCTGTTAGGCGACTAG
- the pyrH gene encoding UMP kinase, which produces MLKLGGEMFGGGKVGIDPDVVESVARQIADVARSGTEVAVVIGGGNFFRGAQLQQRGMDRARSDYMGMLGTVMNCLALQDFLQQMGIDCRVQTSINMAQIAEPYLPLRAARHLEKGRVVIFGAGMGMPYFSTDTTAAQRALEIGCEVLLMAKGVDGVYDSDPRENPDAKLYSEISPREVIELGLKVADATAFSLCMDNNMPILVFNLLKEGNIARAVGGEQVGTLVA; this is translated from the coding sequence ATGCTGAAGCTGGGGGGTGAGATGTTCGGCGGCGGCAAGGTTGGCATCGACCCCGACGTAGTCGAGTCCGTCGCCCGCCAGATCGCAGATGTCGCGCGCTCCGGCACCGAGGTCGCTGTCGTGATCGGTGGCGGCAACTTCTTCCGCGGCGCTCAGCTGCAGCAGCGCGGCATGGACCGTGCGCGCTCGGACTACATGGGCATGCTCGGCACTGTCATGAACTGCCTTGCGCTGCAGGACTTCTTGCAGCAGATGGGCATCGATTGCCGCGTCCAAACTTCGATCAACATGGCGCAGATTGCAGAGCCGTACCTGCCACTGCGTGCAGCACGCCACCTGGAGAAGGGCCGCGTGGTCATCTTCGGTGCGGGTATGGGTATGCCGTACTTCTCCACGGACACCACGGCCGCGCAGCGTGCGCTGGAGATCGGCTGCGAGGTGCTGCTCATGGCTAAGGGTGTGGACGGTGTCTACGACTCCGACCCGCGCGAGAACCCCGATGCGAAGCTCTACTCCGAGATTTCCCCTCGCGAGGTCATTGAACTTGGCCTCAAGGTTGCGGATGCCACCGCATTTAGTCTCTGTATGGACAACAACATGCCGATCCTGGTGTTTAATCTGCTCAAGGAAGGAAACATCGCCCGCGCGGTTGGCGGCGAGCAGGTAGGTACGCTAGTCGCCTAA
- the tsf gene encoding translation elongation factor Ts — protein MANYTAADVKKLREITGSGMLDCKKALEETDGDFEKAVENLRIKGAKDVGKRAERNALEGLVAVSGNTIVEINSETDFVAKNQEFKDIASQIAEAAAAVKANSQEELAKADVNGETAHEVLERLSAKIGEKLELRRAATIEGDNIAKYLHQKAADLPPAVGVLVAYNGDNAEAAHQVALQIAAMKARYLNKEAVPADVVEKERAVQEEITRNEGKPEAAIEKIVEGRMGGFFKDVVLLDQPSLADSKKTVKQFADENGIEITDFVRFEVGQA, from the coding sequence ATGGCGAACTACACTGCTGCTGACGTCAAGAAGCTCCGCGAGATCACCGGCTCCGGCATGCTCGACTGTAAGAAGGCACTCGAGGAAACCGACGGCGACTTTGAGAAGGCCGTTGAGAACCTCCGCATCAAGGGTGCGAAGGACGTGGGCAAGCGCGCTGAGCGCAACGCCCTCGAGGGCCTCGTTGCTGTTTCCGGCAACACCATCGTGGAGATCAACTCCGAGACCGACTTCGTGGCGAAGAACCAGGAGTTCAAGGACATCGCCAGCCAGATCGCTGAGGCTGCTGCTGCAGTGAAGGCGAACTCCCAGGAGGAGCTGGCAAAGGCCGACGTCAACGGTGAGACCGCACACGAGGTGCTGGAGCGCCTCTCCGCAAAGATCGGCGAGAAGCTCGAGCTGCGTCGCGCTGCCACCATCGAAGGCGACAACATTGCCAAGTACCTGCACCAGAAGGCTGCTGACCTTCCGCCGGCAGTTGGCGTACTCGTTGCCTACAACGGTGACAACGCTGAGGCTGCACACCAGGTGGCTCTGCAGATCGCTGCTATGAAGGCTCGTTACCTCAACAAGGAGGCTGTCCCGGCCGACGTTGTTGAGAAGGAGCGTGCGGTTCAGGAAGAGATCACCCGCAACGAGGGCAAGCCGGAAGCTGCCATCGAGAAGATTGTCGAGGGCCGCATGGGTGGCTTCTTCAAGGACGTTGTCCTGCTCGACCAGCCGTCGCTGGCTGACTCCAAGAAGACCGTGAAGCAGTTCGCTGACGAGAACGGCATCGAGATCACCGACTTCGTCCGCTTCGAGGTCGGCCAGGCATAA
- the rpsB gene encoding 30S ribosomal protein S2 produces MAVVTMRELLDAGVHFGHQTRRWNPKMRRFIFTERNGIYIIDLQQTLTYIDEAYEFVKETVAHGGTILFVGTKKQAQEPIQEEAQRVGMPYVTHRWLGGMLTNFQTVSKRIGRMKELQAMDAAEDGYAGRGKKEILMLTRERVKLERVLGGISEMTKAPSALWIVDTNKEHIAVNEAQKLRIPVVAVLDTNCDPDVVDFPIPGNDDAIGAVKLLTHVVGEAVIAGKQQREERQLAAARDAAGDTDAKRQAEAAEAAAQAAASDEVSAADAAKAAVAAETAAPQEVAEVEQPAAVRAAEQAEGKDA; encoded by the coding sequence ATGGCAGTTGTAACCATGCGTGAACTCCTCGACGCAGGTGTCCACTTTGGTCACCAGACGCGTCGCTGGAACCCGAAGATGCGTCGCTTCATCTTCACGGAGCGCAACGGCATCTACATCATCGACCTGCAGCAGACGCTGACCTACATCGATGAGGCATACGAGTTTGTCAAGGAAACCGTCGCACACGGCGGCACCATCCTGTTCGTCGGCACCAAGAAGCAGGCACAGGAGCCGATCCAGGAAGAGGCGCAGCGCGTCGGCATGCCGTACGTCACGCACCGCTGGCTGGGTGGCATGCTCACCAACTTCCAGACCGTATCCAAGCGTATCGGTCGCATGAAGGAACTTCAGGCGATGGACGCAGCCGAGGACGGCTACGCAGGTCGCGGCAAGAAGGAAATCCTCATGCTGACCCGCGAGCGCGTGAAGCTCGAGCGTGTCCTGGGTGGCATCTCTGAGATGACCAAGGCTCCGTCCGCTCTCTGGATCGTGGACACTAACAAGGAGCACATCGCCGTCAACGAGGCGCAGAAGCTCCGCATCCCGGTCGTCGCTGTTCTGGACACGAACTGCGACCCGGATGTTGTCGATTTCCCGATCCCGGGCAACGACGACGCCATCGGCGCTGTCAAGCTGCTCACCCACGTCGTGGGCGAGGCTGTCATCGCTGGTAAGCAGCAGCGCGAAGAGCGTCAGCTCGCAGCTGCACGTGACGCTGCAGGCGACACCGACGCGAAGCGTCAGGCTGAGGCAGCCGAGGCTGCTGCACAGGCCGCTGCTTCCGACGAGGTTTCCGCAGCCGATGCTGCTAAGGCCGCTGTTGCTGCAGAGACCGCTGCTCCGCAGGAAGTTGCAGAGGTCGAGCAGCCGGCAGCCGTCCGCGCTGCTGAGCAGGCTGAGGGCAAGGACGCCTAA
- a CDS encoding M23 family metallopeptidase, protein MHCLSTTPRTTTATILLGALLWCSPATALAWVDPAAGTPYPRAVSRPASIPEENWKPGHRGVDLPLKLNAPVLAAGDGVVAFVGTVAGTPVISIDHPGGIRTTYQPVRSDLKAGDNVTEGHIIGRLARATSHFAGEHDGLHWGALTGPDKYIDPLTLLEPPRIRLKPVDAPGRRRF, encoded by the coding sequence ATGCATTGCCTATCGACGACGCCACGCACCACCACAGCCACCATCCTGCTCGGAGCCCTACTGTGGTGCTCCCCCGCCACCGCCCTTGCCTGGGTCGATCCCGCGGCAGGCACACCGTATCCCCGCGCGGTATCCCGTCCTGCGTCAATCCCGGAGGAAAATTGGAAGCCTGGCCACCGTGGCGTGGATCTGCCTTTGAAGCTCAACGCGCCTGTGCTCGCTGCGGGCGACGGGGTTGTGGCGTTCGTCGGCACTGTCGCGGGCACTCCTGTGATCTCGATTGACCACCCAGGGGGCATTCGCACGACCTACCAGCCAGTGCGCTCAGACCTCAAGGCTGGCGACAACGTTACGGAAGGCCACATCATTGGCAGACTTGCGCGCGCCACAAGCCACTTTGCTGGCGAACACGACGGACTGCACTGGGGTGCGCTTACAGGACCTGACAAGTACATCGATCCGCTCACACTGCTGGAGCCACCGAGAATACGACTTAAGCCCGTGGATGCGCCTGGTCGTAGACGTTTTTGA
- a CDS encoding tyrosine recombinase XerC gives MSESVGQVQAGVGDFADYASLVLGRSPNTVKGYVSDLATLAGYADTFDAFTLEALRTWLADALTAGRSRATLARRTAAARAFSTWAYRQGYIDHDAAARLKAPKVNRALPNVVRGERATELVEADTADDAHPAEHLRDRAMLELLYATGMRVGELTGLNLADIDLARGLARVTGKGNKQRVVPFGREATLALNEWLEFGRSELANGKAEDAVFVGSRGGRIDQRQVRRVVERAGQRAGVSDISPHTLRHTAATHMLEGGADLRVVQEMLGHSSLQTTQIYTHVSAQRLKNVYDQAHPRA, from the coding sequence ATGAGTGAAAGCGTAGGGCAAGTGCAAGCGGGCGTCGGCGATTTCGCCGACTACGCCTCGCTTGTGCTCGGGCGCTCCCCAAACACAGTGAAGGGGTATGTCTCCGACCTGGCGACACTCGCCGGGTACGCAGACACCTTCGACGCGTTCACCCTGGAGGCGCTTCGCACCTGGCTGGCCGACGCACTGACCGCCGGGCGCAGCCGAGCCACCCTTGCGCGCCGTACCGCAGCCGCGCGCGCATTCTCTACCTGGGCGTACCGCCAGGGCTACATCGACCACGACGCAGCAGCCCGCCTCAAAGCACCAAAAGTGAATCGCGCGCTGCCAAACGTCGTGCGAGGAGAGCGTGCCACAGAACTCGTCGAGGCGGATACCGCCGACGACGCCCACCCCGCCGAACACCTCCGTGACCGAGCCATGCTCGAGCTGCTCTACGCCACCGGCATGCGTGTTGGCGAACTCACCGGTCTCAACCTCGCCGACATTGACCTGGCTCGCGGGCTTGCCCGCGTGACCGGCAAAGGCAACAAACAACGCGTGGTCCCATTCGGGCGCGAAGCAACACTGGCGCTCAACGAGTGGCTCGAGTTCGGGCGCTCCGAACTGGCCAATGGCAAAGCAGAGGATGCGGTATTCGTCGGATCGCGTGGCGGGCGCATCGACCAACGCCAGGTGCGCCGCGTTGTCGAGCGCGCCGGGCAACGTGCCGGTGTCAGCGACATCAGTCCGCACACCCTTCGCCACACGGCCGCGACGCACATGCTCGAAGGCGGAGCGGATCTGCGTGTTGTGCAGGAAATGCTTGGGCACTCAAGCCTGCAAACCACGCAAATCTACACGCACGTCTCGGCGCAGCGGCTCAAAAACGTCTACGACCAGGCGCATCCACGGGCTTAA
- the dprA gene encoding DNA-processing protein DprA, with protein MRNVSSPESWAYLSRVVEGPSIHIQEFITNGRSADEIAHGVRTRASWIGALGPQTQNRYTWDQPAQDLARARAAGYTLLTPDSPGWPGENIKPTFHCEYPDDDRKLSLNEEAVAPHALWVKGEADLAKLLAQSVGVVGTRTATQYGRHATDDLVRGLAKHQYTIVSGGALGIDTIAHQAALDCGAPTIVVAACGPGYVYPLSNEPLFDRVVRAGGAIVTEYPPGTTPDRHRFLTRNRLVAGLTQGTLLVEAAFRSGALNTLKWANAMNKQTMAVPGPITATESLGTNLAIQNKQAAMVLNADQIHEHIVHTGDFDAGEQMEMKYPPTLTQQLSHNELRIYDALPRAGEGSRTAEEIAADAGLSIGLAVHILMDLAKRGVVQRERKEWSRTE; from the coding sequence ATGAGGAATGTAAGTTCGCCAGAATCCTGGGCGTATCTCAGCCGTGTTGTCGAGGGACCCTCGATCCACATTCAGGAGTTCATTACCAACGGGCGAAGCGCGGACGAGATTGCCCACGGTGTGCGCACGCGTGCAAGCTGGATCGGGGCCCTAGGACCGCAGACGCAAAACCGCTATACCTGGGACCAACCTGCGCAGGATCTCGCGCGTGCTAGGGCCGCCGGATATACGTTGCTGACTCCAGACTCGCCAGGCTGGCCTGGAGAGAACATCAAGCCCACGTTCCACTGTGAGTATCCGGACGATGATCGAAAACTTTCCCTGAACGAAGAAGCGGTTGCACCACACGCGCTGTGGGTAAAAGGTGAAGCAGACCTTGCGAAGCTACTTGCACAGTCGGTCGGCGTTGTCGGTACACGAACAGCAACGCAGTATGGACGTCACGCTACCGATGACCTTGTGCGGGGTTTGGCAAAACACCAGTACACGATCGTCTCTGGTGGTGCACTGGGTATCGACACGATCGCACACCAGGCGGCCCTCGACTGCGGCGCACCCACCATCGTGGTCGCTGCCTGCGGGCCGGGGTACGTCTACCCGCTGAGCAACGAGCCACTCTTCGATCGGGTTGTGCGCGCCGGGGGAGCCATTGTCACCGAGTACCCACCCGGCACGACCCCGGACCGGCACAGGTTCCTCACCCGTAACCGTCTCGTAGCAGGGCTGACCCAGGGCACCCTGCTGGTGGAAGCGGCGTTTCGCTCAGGTGCGTTAAACACGCTGAAGTGGGCCAATGCAATGAATAAACAAACGATGGCAGTGCCGGGCCCCATTACTGCAACGGAGTCGCTCGGCACGAACCTCGCCATTCAGAACAAGCAGGCGGCGATGGTGCTCAACGCCGACCAGATTCACGAGCACATCGTGCATACGGGGGATTTCGATGCGGGCGAGCAGATGGAAATGAAGTACCCGCCGACATTGACGCAGCAACTCAGCCACAACGAACTGCGCATTTACGACGCACTGCCACGAGCAGGCGAAGGATCGCGAACGGCTGAAGAGATCGCGGCAGACGCTGGCCTTTCCATCGGACTGGCGGTGCATATCCTGATGGATCTCGCTAAACGGGGAGTGGTGCAGCGCGAGCGGAAGGAATGGTCCCGCACCGAGTGA
- a CDS encoding YifB family Mg chelatase-like AAA ATPase, with product MPLASTISATVEGITARLVTVEANVGPGLPGIHMVGLGDAAVKESRDRIRTAISNSQLPWPRTKIMVSLSPAHLPKTGSHFDLPIAAAVLGSLDPRVQRRLESTMLLGELALDGSLRRVDGVLPMLIAMLHDDSTTGPDIVVVPRENAAEASLLGMKNILVADSLAQVWQWLIGETTLDTVGEPEVQHAAAVADFSDIAGMTVEREALEVAAAGGHHVMMIGPPGSGKSMLAERLPSILPPLNIEEMVEVTALHSAAGISSGGIVSNRPFIAPHPSLTRAVLIGGGSGVPRPGVVSQAHHGVLFLDEASEISAHVLDALRIPLEKREVRLTRSRREVVYPADTQIVLAANPCACQRVNGNCTCRVAERARHLSNVSGPLLDRLDVFIQTSADSTVVTPGDAESSAVIAERVMQARERAQERWSQAGIDESVNARVAPTLIRKQFPADEAAMAYLSSLLRTGSITQRGVDRSLKVAWTLADLEGVAQPDIDHVARAVDMRTAPEEVAA from the coding sequence ATGCCGCTTGCTAGCACGATCAGCGCAACAGTTGAGGGCATCACGGCTCGGCTTGTCACTGTGGAGGCCAACGTCGGCCCGGGTCTTCCGGGGATCCACATGGTGGGGTTGGGCGATGCTGCGGTGAAAGAGTCGCGCGACCGGATTCGCACTGCGATCTCCAACTCGCAGCTTCCTTGGCCACGTACGAAGATCATGGTGTCGTTGTCCCCGGCGCATTTGCCGAAGACGGGCTCGCACTTCGACTTACCGATTGCAGCTGCCGTCTTGGGCAGTTTGGATCCGCGGGTGCAGCGCAGACTAGAGAGCACAATGCTGCTCGGAGAGCTGGCGTTGGATGGTTCGTTGCGCCGAGTGGACGGCGTGTTGCCGATGCTGATTGCAATGCTTCACGACGACTCCACCACCGGACCCGACATCGTCGTCGTTCCACGAGAGAACGCCGCAGAAGCCTCACTGCTCGGCATGAAGAACATCCTTGTGGCAGATTCGCTGGCGCAGGTGTGGCAGTGGCTCATCGGGGAGACAACGCTGGATACCGTCGGCGAGCCGGAGGTCCAACACGCTGCAGCGGTCGCGGACTTCAGTGACATCGCCGGAATGACTGTGGAGCGCGAGGCCCTCGAGGTCGCCGCAGCCGGTGGGCACCACGTGATGATGATCGGCCCGCCTGGCTCCGGCAAGTCGATGCTGGCAGAGCGGCTGCCTTCTATCTTGCCGCCGCTGAACATCGAGGAGATGGTGGAAGTCACGGCGCTGCACTCGGCTGCGGGAATTTCCAGTGGCGGCATTGTGTCCAACCGGCCGTTTATCGCCCCACATCCGTCGTTGACCAGGGCGGTGCTCATCGGCGGCGGTTCAGGAGTGCCTCGCCCCGGGGTAGTCAGCCAGGCCCACCATGGGGTGCTGTTCCTCGACGAAGCCTCGGAGATTTCTGCGCACGTTCTCGACGCGCTTCGGATCCCGCTAGAAAAGCGTGAGGTGCGCCTGACGCGCTCGCGCCGGGAAGTTGTCTACCCGGCTGATACGCAAATCGTTCTGGCTGCGAACCCGTGTGCGTGCCAGCGGGTCAACGGCAATTGCACGTGTCGGGTGGCTGAGCGGGCCCGGCACTTATCCAACGTTTCCGGCCCGTTGCTCGACCGGCTGGATGTGTTCATCCAGACCTCAGCGGATTCCACGGTGGTTACCCCGGGTGACGCGGAGTCGTCGGCAGTCATCGCCGAGCGTGTCATGCAGGCGCGCGAGCGTGCCCAAGAGCGCTGGTCGCAGGCTGGTATCGACGAGTCCGTCAACGCTCGCGTTGCCCCAACTTTGATCCGCAAGCAATTTCCCGCGGACGAAGCAGCGATGGCCTACCTGTCCTCGCTGCTGCGCACCGGAAGTATCACGCAGCGTGGCGTGGATCGGAGCCTGAAGGTGGCGTGGACGCTTGCGGATCTGGAAGGCGTGGCGCAACCGGATATCGACCATGTGGCTCGCGCCGTCGATATGCGCACCGCACCAGAGGAGGTGGCGGCATGA
- a CDS encoding YraN family protein, with amino-acid sequence MHARYAAQQELGVLGERAAARWYAEQGYTVLGQRERVAAGEIDAVVEDEDGTIVFVEVKSRRGGAFGAAEAVTAKKLRTMRRCAAQWMREHPALGVRAIRFDVVECVTDGDDFVLRRYLGVEDAAC; translated from the coding sequence ATGCACGCCAGGTATGCGGCCCAACAGGAGTTGGGCGTATTGGGGGAACGTGCTGCGGCTCGCTGGTACGCGGAGCAAGGGTATACCGTCCTTGGTCAGCGAGAACGCGTTGCTGCGGGGGAGATTGACGCAGTCGTTGAAGACGAAGACGGCACGATTGTGTTCGTCGAGGTGAAGTCGCGCAGGGGTGGCGCGTTCGGTGCCGCGGAGGCGGTCACTGCGAAGAAGTTGCGCACGATGCGTCGTTGCGCTGCGCAGTGGATGCGAGAGCATCCTGCGTTGGGGGTTCGCGCTATCCGTTTCGACGTCGTGGAGTGCGTCACCGATGGCGATGATTTCGTCCTTCGTCGTTACTTGGGGGTGGAAGATGCCGCTTGCTAG
- a CDS encoding DUF2469 domain-containing protein has product MSAEDLDNYEAEVELSLYREYRDVASQFSYVVETDRRFYLANAVKLIPHTEGGDVYYEVLMSDAWVWDMYRAVRFVRYVRVITYKDVNIEELDKPELTFPE; this is encoded by the coding sequence ATGAGCGCCGAGGATCTTGACAACTACGAGGCAGAAGTTGAGCTGTCCCTGTACCGCGAGTACCGCGACGTGGCGAGCCAGTTCTCCTACGTTGTGGAGACGGACCGCCGCTTCTACCTGGCTAATGCGGTGAAGCTGATTCCGCACACGGAGGGTGGCGACGTCTACTACGAGGTCCTCATGTCGGATGCGTGGGTGTGGGACATGTACCGTGCGGTGCGCTTTGTGCGTTACGTGCGTGTGATCACCTACAAGGATGTCAACATTGAAGAGTTGGATAAACCTGAGCTGACATTCCCGGAGTAG
- a CDS encoding ribonuclease HII, whose translation MRRLKQIRTYEVALDKAGLGPVAGVDEAGRGACFGPVTIAACVLPIKPIAALEGLTDSKKLSAKKRELLFDEIRNAAVSYHVIHIPAAEIDRRGIQHANLDGARRAVAGLDVDPGYVLVDAFRVPGLRAPQLPVVGGDYTARCIAAASVLAKVSRDRLVVEMARDYPQYGLEGHKGYSTKVHMDAVRRHGASPEHRYSYANVRDADRFHTELRGHV comes from the coding sequence GTGCGCCGTCTTAAGCAGATACGCACCTACGAGGTCGCGTTGGACAAGGCCGGGCTGGGGCCGGTGGCGGGGGTCGATGAGGCTGGTCGGGGCGCGTGCTTCGGCCCTGTGACCATCGCTGCGTGCGTCTTGCCCATCAAGCCGATTGCTGCGCTTGAGGGGTTGACGGATTCGAAGAAACTCTCGGCGAAAAAGCGCGAGTTGCTTTTCGACGAAATCCGCAACGCCGCCGTCTCCTACCACGTCATTCATATCCCTGCGGCAGAGATTGATCGGCGCGGGATCCAACACGCCAACCTGGATGGGGCCCGGCGCGCCGTCGCAGGCTTGGATGTCGATCCGGGTTACGTGCTCGTGGACGCGTTTCGTGTGCCGGGGCTTCGCGCACCGCAACTGCCAGTTGTCGGCGGTGACTACACCGCGCGTTGTATCGCTGCGGCGAGTGTGCTGGCAAAGGTGAGCCGCGACAGGCTCGTTGTGGAGATGGCTCGGGACTATCCGCAGTACGGGTTGGAGGGCCACAAGGGCTATTCAACAAAGGTGCATATGGACGCGGTGCGCCGCCACGGGGCGAGCCCGGAACATCGTTATAGTTATGCGAACGTCAGGGACGCTGACAGGTTTCACACTGAGCTAAGGGGTCATGTATGA